A window of Corallococcus macrosporus DSM 14697 contains these coding sequences:
- a CDS encoding serine/threonine protein kinase, which translates to MPASKPLQVSLTLLLTASIGCTSSGVALRPDGTPGPQDCPDEAKRVMEALKLHVGDAALVELDANQLRSKRITLYDGPIESVLKDDFGTLEPTTRLYGHVWTGGPQVVIRYYEAHRPDSAKLPICAVARLSYDQMKKRPESKPGTAMLDGSVAAAYIVDAFR; encoded by the coding sequence ATGCCCGCCAGCAAGCCACTCCAGGTCAGCCTGACCCTCCTGCTCACCGCGTCCATCGGCTGCACCAGCAGCGGTGTTGCCCTGCGCCCGGATGGGACACCGGGTCCCCAGGACTGCCCTGACGAGGCGAAGCGCGTCATGGAGGCGCTCAAGCTTCATGTCGGTGATGCGGCCCTTGTGGAACTCGATGCGAACCAGCTCAGGAGCAAACGAATCACGCTCTATGACGGCCCCATCGAGAGCGTCCTGAAGGATGACTTCGGCACACTGGAGCCGACGACCCGATTGTACGGACATGTCTGGACGGGTGGCCCGCAGGTCGTCATCCGGTATTACGAAGCGCACCGGCCCGACAGCGCGAAGCTTCCCATCTGTGCGGTGGCAAGGCTCAGCTACGACCAGATGAAGAAGCGGCCCGAGTCCAAGCCCGGGACCGCCATGCTCGACGGTTCTGTCGCAGCGGCCTACATCGTCGACGCCTTTCGGTAA
- a CDS encoding S46 family peptidase, with protein MKKTLLLLSLVAAPALAGEGKWTPQQVLELDPAWLRAQGLQVSPKKLWDPKRGTGLLAGAVNVGGCSGAFIAASGLVITNHHCAFGVIQEHSTPQRDLITQGFLAARREDELPGKGSRVQVPRSFTDVTKTVLDAVPAGADDITRHKAIERKQKELVAECEKRPATRCQVAAFDGGVTYTLVDAVELTDVRLVYAPPRAVGEYGGEEDNWMWPRHTGDFAILRAYTAPDGSSAPYSEKNVPYKAEFFFPLSTQGVKPDDFVMVLGYPGTTYRALLAEEMAERQSRLYPRMRDVFGEAIRILEAESEKDPAGKIAVSSQLKGLHNVYKNAGGQLAGLKRGNIVEKQREAEAAVAVWAKKAGAKWQPALDARAELLVEKTAIVKAFEREFLLAASSRLARGPAMAVTVARLAAERAKPDLERRPEYMEREHVRIKDRLEREQKNLFLPAERQLLLAFVRRAQSLGAEERIAAVDKHFGKTFSEKDVLAKIDAMYAGTQVLKQGERLKMATESVSQLEARKDPLLAFGLDLAKEQAALDVVKDKRSGASSRLRPAWRKAVLAHAGKPVAPDANSTLRVSFAKVRGYSPRDGVIYTPQTTLSGMLAKHTGEEPFDVPAKVSKVAEARRFGAWQDKKLKDVPVDFLSDADTTGGNSGSPTVNGKGQLVGVNFDRVWENVANDFGYNPDVARNVNVDVRYILWMLDQVEDADALLRELGVRKGAPVAGEKR; from the coding sequence ATGAAGAAGACGCTCCTCCTCCTGTCGCTCGTGGCTGCCCCCGCTCTGGCCGGGGAAGGCAAGTGGACTCCCCAGCAGGTCCTGGAACTGGACCCGGCGTGGTTGCGCGCCCAGGGCCTCCAGGTCTCCCCCAAGAAGCTCTGGGACCCCAAGCGTGGCACCGGCCTGCTCGCGGGCGCGGTCAACGTCGGCGGGTGCTCGGGCGCGTTCATCGCCGCCTCCGGCCTGGTCATCACCAATCACCACTGTGCCTTCGGCGTCATCCAGGAGCACAGCACGCCCCAGCGTGACCTCATCACCCAGGGCTTCCTCGCCGCCAGGCGCGAGGACGAGCTGCCCGGCAAGGGCTCTCGCGTCCAGGTCCCGCGCAGCTTCACCGACGTCACCAAGACGGTGCTCGACGCGGTCCCCGCGGGCGCGGACGACATCACCCGCCACAAGGCCATCGAGCGGAAGCAGAAGGAGCTGGTCGCCGAGTGCGAGAAGCGCCCCGCCACCCGCTGCCAGGTGGCCGCCTTCGACGGGGGTGTGACCTACACGCTGGTGGACGCCGTCGAGCTGACCGACGTGCGGCTCGTCTACGCGCCCCCGCGCGCGGTGGGCGAGTACGGCGGCGAGGAGGACAACTGGATGTGGCCCCGCCACACCGGTGACTTCGCCATCCTCCGCGCGTACACCGCGCCGGATGGCTCCTCCGCGCCGTACAGCGAGAAGAACGTCCCCTACAAGGCGGAGTTCTTCTTCCCGCTGTCCACCCAGGGCGTGAAGCCCGACGACTTCGTCATGGTGCTGGGCTACCCGGGCACGACGTACCGCGCGCTGCTCGCGGAGGAGATGGCCGAGCGCCAGTCCCGCCTCTACCCGCGCATGCGCGACGTGTTCGGCGAGGCCATCCGCATCCTCGAAGCGGAGAGCGAGAAGGACCCCGCGGGGAAGATCGCCGTCTCCTCCCAGCTCAAGGGCCTGCACAACGTCTACAAGAACGCGGGCGGCCAGCTCGCGGGGCTCAAGCGCGGCAACATCGTGGAGAAGCAGCGCGAGGCGGAGGCCGCCGTCGCGGTGTGGGCGAAGAAGGCGGGCGCGAAGTGGCAGCCGGCGCTGGACGCCCGGGCCGAGCTGCTGGTGGAGAAGACCGCCATCGTGAAGGCCTTCGAGCGGGAGTTCCTCCTGGCCGCCTCGTCGCGCCTGGCGCGCGGCCCGGCCATGGCCGTGACGGTGGCGCGGCTGGCCGCGGAGCGCGCCAAGCCGGACCTGGAGCGCCGCCCGGAGTACATGGAGCGCGAGCACGTCCGCATCAAGGACCGCCTGGAGCGCGAGCAGAAGAACCTGTTCCTCCCCGCCGAGCGCCAGCTCCTGCTGGCCTTCGTGCGCCGCGCCCAGTCGCTGGGCGCCGAGGAGCGCATCGCCGCGGTGGACAAGCACTTCGGCAAGACGTTCTCTGAGAAGGACGTCCTGGCGAAGATTGACGCCATGTACGCGGGCACCCAGGTGCTGAAGCAGGGCGAGCGCCTGAAGATGGCCACCGAGTCCGTGAGCCAGCTCGAGGCGCGCAAGGACCCGCTGCTCGCCTTCGGCCTGGACCTGGCGAAGGAGCAGGCCGCGCTGGACGTCGTGAAGGACAAGCGCAGCGGCGCCTCGTCGCGGCTGCGGCCGGCGTGGCGCAAGGCGGTGCTGGCGCACGCGGGCAAGCCGGTGGCGCCGGACGCCAACAGCACGCTGCGCGTCAGCTTCGCCAAGGTGCGGGGCTACTCGCCGCGGGACGGCGTCATCTACACGCCGCAGACGACGCTGTCCGGCATGCTGGCCAAGCACACCGGCGAGGAGCCCTTCGACGTGCCGGCGAAGGTCTCCAAGGTGGCCGAGGCGAGGCGCTTCGGCGCGTGGCAGGACAAGAAGCTGAAGGACGTCCCGGTGGACTTCCTGTCGGACGCGGACACCACCGGCGGCAACTCCGGCAGCCCCACCGTCAACGGCAAGGGCCAGCTCGTGGGCGTCAACTTCGACCGCGTCTGGGAGAACGTGGCCAACGACTTCGGCTACAACCCGGACGTGGCCCGCAACGTCAACGTGGACGTGCGCTACATCCTCTGGATGCTGGACCAGGTGGAGGACGCGGACGCGCTGCTGCGCGAGCTGGGCGTGCGCAAGGGCGCGCCGGTGGCGGGGGAGAAGCGCTGA
- a CDS encoding M50 family metallopeptidase, with translation MRTASGAQLDFGRLALLALMLGVGWYFWDSPVLWPMKVLVVMMHESGHALASLLVGGSVDRIHLAANESGSCLSRLPPGLLAKVAVYSGGYLGSAVAGAGLLLATFRFRLRRWVLGTASVWLTVMGVLYAGDSFTLLFCLGTAVVLALGAKFLPDGVVDALNLFIAAFTALYALFDLRSDLWNSAVRSQSDAALLAELTYVPAVVWAALWSLLAMGLLAVAAYTSLHARPKGLQMPSVTARTRRV, from the coding sequence ATGCGGACCGCCAGCGGTGCACAGCTCGATTTCGGCCGGTTGGCCCTGCTCGCCCTCATGCTGGGCGTGGGCTGGTACTTCTGGGACTCGCCGGTGCTCTGGCCCATGAAGGTGCTGGTGGTGATGATGCATGAGAGCGGGCACGCGCTGGCGTCGCTGCTGGTGGGGGGCTCGGTGGACCGCATCCACCTGGCGGCCAACGAGTCGGGCTCCTGCCTCTCCCGCCTGCCGCCGGGGCTGCTCGCCAAGGTGGCCGTCTACTCCGGGGGCTACCTGGGCAGCGCGGTGGCCGGGGCCGGGCTGCTCCTGGCCACGTTCCGCTTCCGGCTGCGCCGCTGGGTGCTGGGCACCGCGAGCGTGTGGCTCACCGTCATGGGCGTGCTGTACGCGGGGGACAGCTTCACCCTGCTCTTCTGCCTGGGCACGGCCGTGGTGCTGGCCCTGGGCGCGAAGTTCCTGCCGGACGGCGTGGTGGACGCGCTGAACCTGTTCATCGCGGCCTTCACCGCGCTGTATGCGCTGTTCGATTTGCGCTCGGATTTGTGGAACAGCGCGGTGCGCTCGCAGAGTGACGCGGCGCTCCTGGCGGAGCTCACGTACGTGCCCGCGGTGGTGTGGGCGGCGCTGTGGTCCTTGCTGGCCATGGGCTTGCTGGCGGTGGCGGCCTACACGTCCCTGCACGCCCGGCCCAAGGGGCTCCAGATGCCCTCCGTCACGGCGCGGACGCGGCGGGTGTAG
- the pilM gene encoding pilus assembly protein PilM, translated as MARILGLDLGSHAVKGVVLEAKTKTHTTHGFAEVRRAQEGERADTLRAAVQELLAQLPPGNVDQIVIALPGPALTTHALSLPFSDARRIEATLPFEVGSQLPFDISDVVYDYQVVGLKDGEGKEKASDLLVGVVRKEELAALLALLAELKVDPRVITHPGLAYQNLFQQQAGLFEGAGEGGAVAVVDIGHERTSVSVGRPGEGVQFARTFSGGGKDLSKALATEFQTSLAEAHHWKEQHGAVASAAQGPDAERAAAAFARGLQPMLRELRPTLKAFTARTRQQVGAVVLCGGTAKLPGIAEQLSRDLNLPVRVLALPADAKAIPAAEQPVAAQAYALSLRGNAAGVRAPRFNLRRGEFAFKGDFDYVKDKLGLLASFAATLILLLIAFGVVRNSVLARREAQVDAVLCDTTQRILGRCEKDYNRALNMLAGVESPAAALPKLTAVNLLAEVTGRVPEDMEVKFTRIQIDLGRVILEGETDSSKQIDTLSNAIRNHDCFKDVRQGKVEKTRDGSKMSFRLDVQVQCPGEQGGES; from the coding sequence ATGGCCCGTATCCTTGGCCTGGACCTCGGCAGTCACGCCGTGAAGGGCGTGGTGCTGGAGGCGAAGACGAAGACGCACACCACCCACGGGTTCGCCGAGGTCCGGCGCGCCCAGGAGGGCGAGCGCGCCGACACGCTGCGAGCCGCGGTGCAGGAGCTGCTGGCGCAGCTTCCGCCCGGCAACGTGGACCAGATTGTCATCGCCCTGCCCGGCCCGGCGCTCACCACGCACGCGCTGAGCCTGCCCTTCTCGGACGCCAGGCGCATCGAGGCGACGCTGCCCTTCGAGGTCGGCAGCCAGCTCCCCTTCGACATCTCCGACGTCGTCTATGACTACCAGGTGGTGGGGCTGAAGGACGGCGAGGGCAAGGAGAAGGCCAGCGACCTGCTGGTGGGCGTGGTGCGCAAGGAGGAGCTGGCGGCGCTGCTGGCCCTGCTGGCCGAGCTGAAGGTGGACCCGCGCGTCATCACGCACCCGGGCCTGGCCTACCAGAACCTGTTCCAGCAGCAAGCGGGCCTCTTTGAAGGCGCGGGCGAGGGTGGCGCGGTGGCGGTGGTGGACATCGGCCACGAGCGCACCTCCGTGTCGGTGGGCAGGCCCGGTGAGGGCGTCCAGTTCGCGCGCACCTTCTCCGGCGGCGGCAAGGACCTGAGCAAGGCGCTGGCGACGGAGTTCCAGACCTCGCTGGCGGAGGCGCACCACTGGAAGGAGCAGCACGGCGCGGTGGCCAGCGCGGCCCAGGGCCCGGACGCGGAGCGCGCGGCGGCGGCCTTCGCGCGCGGCCTCCAGCCGATGCTGCGCGAGCTGCGCCCCACCCTCAAGGCCTTCACGGCGCGCACCCGCCAGCAGGTGGGCGCGGTGGTGCTGTGCGGCGGCACGGCGAAGCTGCCGGGCATCGCCGAGCAGCTCTCCCGTGACTTGAACCTGCCGGTGCGGGTGCTGGCGCTGCCCGCGGACGCCAAGGCCATCCCCGCCGCGGAGCAGCCCGTGGCGGCCCAGGCGTACGCGCTGTCCCTGCGCGGCAACGCGGCGGGCGTGCGCGCGCCGCGCTTCAACCTGCGCCGGGGCGAGTTCGCCTTCAAGGGCGACTTCGACTACGTGAAGGACAAGCTGGGCCTCCTGGCGTCCTTCGCCGCCACGCTCATCCTGCTGCTCATCGCGTTCGGCGTGGTGCGCAACTCGGTGCTGGCGCGGCGCGAGGCGCAGGTGGACGCCGTGCTGTGCGACACCACCCAGCGCATCCTCGGCCGCTGTGAGAAGGACTACAACCGCGCGCTCAACATGCTCGCGGGCGTGGAGAGCCCGGCGGCGGCGCTGCCCAAGCTGACGGCGGTCAACCTCCTGGCGGAGGTGACGGGGCGCGTGCCCGAGGACATGGAGGTGAAGTTCACCCGCATCCAGATTGACCTGGGCCGCGTCATCCTCGAGGGCGAGACGGACTCCTCGAAGCAGATAGACACGCTGTCCAACGCCATCCGGAACCACGACTGCTTCAAGGACGTGCGGCAGGGCAAGGTGGAGAAGACGCGGGACGGCAGCAAGATGTCCTTCCGCCTGGACGTCCAGGTGCAATGCCCTGGTGAGCAGGGAGGAGAGAGCTGA
- the gspN gene encoding type II secretion system protein GspN produces MSSDSKAARWKVLLGYAAFAVVAFVVGLLITFPYDAIRTRLVSEAAQAGFAVRIGSLRPGLAGITATHVRVSKPPQPLSADTVAALSRGEGGMLGAAELGEALVLDSVALRPALFPPGLALRASLMGGTLSASVGLLGDTRVKVTADGLQASGGNLPAFTGMDLDGELNAALSLTMPKNGAQPDLSQSDGELTLDSQGLVIKGGKVAIPMGGGQAVPMDLPQIDLGALTGRIQFVKGLGTVESLRLKSNELEAVATGTLKLGKRLEYSEPGMDVNIKLDPEFQKRLGIMGAGVTILPPDKKDPSFRAARLGGFLNRPTFLPRR; encoded by the coding sequence ATGTCCTCTGACTCCAAAGCCGCCCGCTGGAAGGTCCTCCTCGGCTACGCCGCGTTCGCGGTGGTGGCCTTCGTCGTGGGCCTGCTCATCACCTTCCCCTATGACGCCATCCGCACCCGCCTGGTGAGCGAGGCCGCCCAGGCCGGCTTCGCGGTGCGCATCGGCTCGCTGCGTCCCGGCCTGGCCGGCATCACCGCCACCCACGTGCGCGTGAGCAAGCCGCCCCAGCCGCTGAGCGCGGACACGGTGGCGGCCCTCTCGCGCGGCGAGGGCGGCATGCTGGGCGCCGCCGAGCTGGGCGAGGCGCTGGTGCTGGACAGCGTGGCGCTGCGCCCCGCCCTCTTCCCGCCGGGCCTCGCGCTGCGCGCCAGCCTCATGGGCGGCACGCTGAGCGCCTCCGTGGGCCTGCTGGGCGACACCCGCGTCAAGGTGACGGCGGACGGGCTCCAGGCCTCGGGCGGCAACCTGCCGGCGTTCACCGGCATGGACCTGGACGGCGAGCTGAACGCGGCCCTGTCCCTGACGATGCCGAAGAATGGCGCGCAGCCGGACCTGTCCCAGTCCGACGGCGAGCTGACGCTGGACAGCCAGGGCCTGGTCATCAAGGGCGGCAAGGTCGCCATTCCCATGGGCGGCGGCCAGGCGGTGCCCATGGACCTGCCGCAAATCGACCTGGGCGCGCTCACCGGGCGCATCCAGTTCGTGAAGGGGCTGGGCACGGTGGAGTCGCTGCGCCTGAAGAGCAACGAGCTGGAGGCCGTGGCCACCGGCACGCTGAAGCTGGGCAAGCGGCTGGAGTACAGCGAGCCGGGCATGGATGTGAACATCAAGCTGGACCCCGAGTTCCAGAAGCGGCTGGGCATCATGGGCGCGGGCGTCACCATCCTTCCGCCCGACAAGAAGGACCCCAGCTTCCGCGCCGCCCGGCTCGGCGGCTTCCTCAACCGGCCCACGTTCCTCCCGCGCCGCTGA
- a CDS encoding DUF2381 family protein, producing MARSKVAILEPAWIGWKPMRAPRFFRSCIVLILAAFPAQAREPTDTLTIRTLQISDHPGQEAPSIYVSGQIVTALRFEKEIEPSKTKLLAWEGRFKAPLVGSQKVVLEPLRNLDAGEALPLLVTLIDGTEFMFLVKPRSREEWGWTDYQVNVFKDPNSYDAVLSSLHDALKRERKLSAENERFKVEENSIDHAYATLLANGQVKQTPFHREVFYRPKNEDMDMVVEVFSGPGKAAVLIHLTNTDYGGPWTFDGAYLTRDFTHRTARPFALRMNRTHIIPGQSGKLAVVVDKTAFEMEGQLVDLALQIFRGDGQLQVAVAMDHTLVRK from the coding sequence GTGGCGCGCAGCAAGGTTGCCATCCTGGAACCCGCCTGGATAGGTTGGAAACCCATGCGCGCTCCCCGGTTCTTCAGGTCCTGCATCGTTCTCATCTTGGCTGCCTTTCCAGCACAGGCCAGGGAACCAACCGATACGCTGACGATCCGCACCCTCCAGATTTCAGACCACCCAGGCCAGGAGGCGCCGTCCATCTATGTCTCCGGGCAGATCGTGACAGCGCTCCGCTTCGAGAAGGAGATTGAGCCCTCGAAGACGAAGTTGCTGGCCTGGGAAGGCAGGTTCAAAGCCCCGCTCGTGGGCAGCCAGAAAGTGGTCCTGGAGCCGCTTCGAAACCTTGATGCAGGCGAGGCACTTCCCCTCCTCGTGACGCTCATTGACGGAACAGAGTTCATGTTCCTGGTGAAGCCCAGGAGCCGTGAGGAATGGGGCTGGACCGACTATCAGGTCAACGTATTCAAGGACCCCAACAGCTACGACGCGGTCCTCTCGTCGCTCCACGACGCACTCAAGCGCGAGCGCAAGCTGAGCGCCGAGAACGAGCGATTCAAGGTGGAGGAGAACTCCATCGACCATGCATACGCGACGCTGCTCGCGAACGGTCAGGTCAAGCAGACGCCCTTCCACCGAGAGGTGTTCTACCGACCGAAGAACGAAGACATGGATATGGTCGTCGAAGTGTTCTCGGGCCCTGGGAAGGCGGCGGTCCTCATTCACCTGACCAACACCGACTACGGTGGGCCATGGACCTTTGATGGTGCCTACCTGACCCGCGACTTCACCCACCGCACAGCTCGCCCTTTCGCGCTCCGGATGAACCGGACGCACATCATTCCCGGGCAGTCGGGCAAGCTCGCGGTCGTGGTGGACAAGACCGCCTTCGAAATGGAAGGCCAACTCGTCGATCTCGCCCTTCAGATCTTCAGAGGAGACGGCCAACTGCAGGTCGCCGTGGCGATGGATCACACGCTCGTTCGGAAGTAG
- a CDS encoding RNA polymerase sigma factor, with protein sequence MHACALPPLSELYTEHRPRALAIARRIVGDTADAEDVVQDVFARLARRAPGYGGRAAWSTWLHRVMVNSSINWLRARKRRDRLSHEAEEPLSPEALAVGAEMERHFGEAMEDINEQQRQVLYLREVRGLSYPEIARLLRIPEGTVKSTLHRARQRTLSLMEERGQQP encoded by the coding sequence ATGCACGCATGCGCGCTTCCGCCGCTATCCGAGTTGTATACCGAGCACCGCCCTCGCGCGCTGGCCATTGCCCGGCGCATCGTCGGTGACACCGCCGACGCGGAAGACGTGGTGCAGGACGTCTTCGCCCGGCTGGCCCGCCGCGCTCCTGGCTACGGCGGCCGGGCGGCGTGGAGCACCTGGCTGCACCGGGTGATGGTGAACAGCAGCATCAACTGGCTGCGCGCGCGCAAGCGCCGCGACAGGTTGAGCCACGAGGCCGAGGAGCCCTTGTCCCCCGAAGCGCTCGCCGTGGGCGCGGAGATGGAGCGCCACTTCGGCGAGGCCATGGAGGACATCAACGAGCAGCAGCGTCAGGTGCTCTACCTGCGCGAGGTGCGCGGCCTGAGCTACCCGGAGATCGCCCGGCTGCTGCGCATCCCCGAGGGCACGGTGAAGAGCACGCTCCACCGCGCCCGGCAGCGCACGCTGTCCCTCATGGAAGAGCGCGGCCAGCAGCCCTGA
- a CDS encoding double-CXXCG motif protein — translation MTRFFGVRAERTTSFNGGFDATHKWRLPGVKCHVCGVTWGGAGHQYPEVDLSALPEQSRFVKPWPIPVPELEALRALIRPLLPSGVAIPPGTHLGPLEGTATGKLGPLTSQGDIMWVVRRDALERLQAEGVTGLLGCRTELRFRQKEPPALLELQIEPRGRLHPDCLPSDLAPPCDACGRVALRLPDAPFLDAASLPTDRDVFRVGNYSTVIVCTERFMETVHRLGLEGMAFRELPAR, via the coding sequence ATGACGCGGTTCTTCGGGGTACGTGCGGAAAGGACGACCTCCTTCAACGGCGGCTTCGATGCCACGCACAAGTGGCGCCTGCCCGGCGTGAAATGCCACGTCTGTGGAGTGACCTGGGGCGGAGCCGGACACCAGTACCCCGAGGTAGACCTGTCCGCATTGCCCGAGCAGTCCCGTTTCGTGAAGCCCTGGCCCATTCCCGTTCCGGAGCTGGAGGCGCTGCGAGCGTTGATCCGCCCCCTGCTTCCATCGGGTGTGGCCATTCCGCCGGGCACCCACCTGGGCCCGCTCGAAGGCACTGCCACTGGGAAACTCGGTCCACTGACGTCACAGGGCGACATCATGTGGGTCGTTCGGCGGGACGCCCTTGAGCGCCTTCAAGCCGAAGGCGTCACGGGACTGCTCGGCTGCAGAACGGAGTTGAGGTTCCGCCAGAAGGAGCCACCAGCGCTGCTGGAACTCCAAATCGAACCGCGCGGACGGCTCCATCCGGACTGTCTTCCCTCGGACCTCGCTCCTCCATGCGACGCCTGCGGCCGAGTCGCTCTTCGGCTGCCGGATGCGCCCTTTCTCGACGCGGCATCGCTTCCCACCGACCGCGATGTCTTCCGCGTCGGAAACTACTCCACCGTCATCGTCTGCACGGAGCGGTTCATGGAGACGGTGCACCGCCTCGGACTGGAAGGCATGGCCTTCCGTGAACTTCCCGCACGCTGA
- the gspM gene encoding type II secretion system protein GspM produces MANKLQEVFAPLQTWFERLSDRERRMVSIAGAAVLVFILFAVVMTFTNSASGYRKRTEDKLAKLQEVNTLAASFREAQANRQSVEQQLTSSNVQLISYIEDKATLAGLQVPNMTPKGEVGLGDGNIVESSVELTFTDVDLRKLTDFLQTVESGPGVVKVKLLRIEPRPASDTLTAWTTVATYRMKP; encoded by the coding sequence ATGGCCAACAAGCTTCAGGAAGTCTTCGCGCCCCTCCAGACGTGGTTCGAGCGGCTCAGCGACCGCGAGCGCCGCATGGTGTCCATCGCCGGCGCGGCGGTGCTGGTGTTCATCCTGTTCGCGGTGGTGATGACCTTCACCAACAGCGCGTCCGGGTACCGCAAGCGCACCGAGGACAAGCTGGCCAAGCTGCAGGAGGTGAACACGCTGGCCGCCAGCTTCCGCGAGGCGCAGGCCAACCGGCAGTCGGTGGAGCAGCAGCTCACGTCCAGCAACGTGCAGCTCATCAGCTACATCGAGGACAAGGCGACGCTGGCCGGGCTCCAGGTGCCCAACATGACGCCCAAGGGCGAGGTGGGCCTGGGGGACGGCAACATCGTGGAGAGCTCCGTGGAGCTGACCTTCACGGACGTGGACCTGCGCAAGCTGACCGACTTCCTCCAGACGGTGGAGAGCGGCCCGGGCGTGGTGAAGGTGAAGCTGCTGCGCATCGAGCCGAGGCCCGCGTCGGACACGCTGACGGCGTGGACCACTGTCGCCACCTACCGGATGAAGCCCTGA
- a CDS encoding sigma-54-dependent Fis family transcriptional regulator: MPELVFFRRGEEVLRVGVDRARLVLGRGEQSDVAIPDPEVSRLQVALLWDGERCRVEDLSGKGTTVAGQTVTQGELPDGADLALGQWRAVFRLSGGGEGADVTTEVGHTTSVQSRDTQAPRWQPAQVRVKQGVNESVHRFTGEGFTAGKDPACDLVLQDRFASSRHLKVSRRDGVFHVVDLRSTNGTWLGPVRLFEAEVTLPTVLRVGETELVLEPAAPATRKEPTSFHGIIGGDPSVRQLSELIERVAPSSAAVTILGESGTGKELVARAIHACSQRANRPLVPVNCAAISKELIESELFGHEKGSFTGAMGARKGAFEEADGGTLFLDEIGELPLDLQAKLLRALEGGEIKRVGASRPQTVDVRVVAATNRDLLAAAREGRFREDLYYRLCVIPLHLPPLRSRKADLGSLAEHFVRTYAPRGQTVRFTPAALERLQHHAWPGNIRELRNVVHRALLLRKGPLIDAGDITFDQELNRETGIAVPELPPGMTLEQMLEKLERQIVEAALRRYNNNRERVARELGVARSTLFKRLKDWGLTKQDEQE, from the coding sequence ATGCCGGAGCTGGTGTTTTTTCGTCGTGGCGAGGAGGTGTTGCGGGTGGGGGTGGACCGGGCCCGGCTGGTGCTCGGGCGCGGCGAGCAGAGCGACGTCGCCATCCCGGACCCCGAGGTGAGCCGCCTCCAGGTGGCCCTGCTGTGGGACGGCGAGCGCTGCCGGGTGGAGGACCTGTCCGGCAAGGGCACCACCGTCGCCGGGCAGACTGTCACCCAGGGCGAGCTGCCGGACGGCGCGGACCTGGCGCTGGGCCAGTGGCGCGCGGTGTTCCGCCTCAGCGGCGGCGGCGAGGGCGCGGACGTCACCACCGAGGTGGGCCACACGACGTCCGTCCAGTCCCGGGACACCCAGGCCCCGCGCTGGCAGCCGGCGCAGGTGCGGGTGAAGCAGGGCGTGAATGAGTCCGTGCACCGCTTCACCGGGGAGGGCTTCACCGCGGGGAAGGACCCCGCTTGCGACCTGGTGCTCCAGGACCGCTTCGCCTCCAGCCGGCACCTGAAGGTGAGCCGGCGCGACGGCGTCTTCCACGTCGTGGACCTGCGCTCCACCAACGGCACCTGGCTGGGCCCGGTGCGCCTCTTCGAGGCGGAAGTCACGCTGCCCACCGTGCTGCGCGTGGGCGAGACGGAGCTGGTGCTGGAGCCCGCCGCGCCCGCCACGCGCAAGGAGCCCACGTCCTTCCACGGCATCATCGGGGGCGACCCGTCGGTGCGGCAGCTCTCGGAGCTGATTGAGCGGGTGGCCCCCTCCTCCGCGGCGGTGACGATTCTGGGCGAGTCCGGCACCGGCAAGGAGCTGGTGGCCCGCGCCATCCACGCCTGCTCGCAGCGGGCGAACCGGCCGCTGGTGCCCGTCAACTGCGCGGCCATCTCCAAGGAGCTCATTGAAAGCGAGCTCTTCGGCCATGAGAAGGGCTCCTTCACGGGCGCCATGGGCGCGCGCAAGGGCGCCTTCGAGGAGGCCGACGGCGGCACGCTGTTCCTGGACGAGATTGGCGAGCTGCCGCTCGACTTGCAGGCCAAGCTGCTGCGCGCGCTGGAAGGCGGCGAAATCAAGCGCGTGGGCGCCAGCCGCCCGCAGACAGTGGACGTGCGCGTGGTGGCGGCCACCAACCGGGACTTGCTGGCCGCGGCGCGCGAGGGCCGCTTCCGGGAAGACTTGTACTACCGGCTCTGCGTCATCCCCCTGCACCTGCCGCCGCTGCGCAGCCGCAAGGCGGACCTGGGCTCGCTGGCCGAGCACTTCGTGCGCACCTACGCGCCGCGCGGGCAGACGGTGCGCTTCACGCCGGCGGCCCTGGAGCGGCTCCAGCACCACGCGTGGCCGGGCAACATCCGCGAGCTGCGCAACGTGGTGCACCGCGCGCTGCTGCTCCGCAAGGGGCCCCTCATCGACGCGGGGGACATCACCTTCGACCAGGAGCTGAACCGCGAGACGGGCATCGCGGTGCCGGAGCTGCCGCCGGGCATGACGCTGGAGCAGATGCTGGAGAAGCTGGAGCGTCAAATCGTCGAGGCGGCGCTGCGGCGGTACAACAACAACCGCGAGCGCGTGGCCCGGGAGCTGGGCGTGGCCCGCTCCACCCTCTTCAAGCGGCTGAAGGACTGGGGCCTCACGAAGCAGGACGAGCAGGAGTAG